A genomic region of Ensifer adhaerens contains the following coding sequences:
- a CDS encoding transporter substrate-binding domain-containing protein, which translates to MTIHTKLKTAFAAALMLGAAAGIAKADALADIKSAGQINVGIFSDFPPFSSASADMSIKGYDVDVAQQIADDLGVKLNLVSVTGQNRIPYLNDKRVDILMSVGFSKERAEVIDFAAAYAPYYIAVIGPAELKVAGKEDLAEKTIAVNRGTLEDTSLTEAAPANADIQRFDNYNAVIQAFISGQTQLMVVGNDVGAQVLARQEALKPEQKFQLLTSPSHIGLNKSEEGLKKAVNDSVAKMLSDGKLNASSEAWLKTPLNPENLKD; encoded by the coding sequence ATGACGATCCATACCAAACTGAAGACAGCATTCGCCGCTGCCCTGATGCTCGGTGCAGCCGCCGGCATCGCCAAGGCCGATGCGCTCGCCGATATCAAGTCCGCCGGCCAGATCAATGTCGGCATTTTCTCCGACTTCCCGCCCTTCTCGTCTGCCAGCGCCGACATGAGCATCAAGGGCTACGATGTCGACGTGGCCCAGCAGATCGCCGATGACCTCGGCGTCAAGCTGAACCTCGTCAGCGTCACCGGCCAGAACCGCATTCCCTATCTCAACGACAAGCGCGTCGATATCCTGATGAGCGTCGGCTTCTCCAAGGAGCGCGCCGAGGTGATCGATTTCGCTGCTGCCTATGCGCCTTACTACATTGCCGTCATCGGCCCGGCGGAACTGAAGGTCGCCGGCAAGGAAGACCTTGCGGAAAAGACCATCGCCGTCAACCGTGGCACCTTGGAAGACACCTCGCTCACCGAGGCAGCGCCGGCCAATGCCGACATCCAGCGCTTCGACAACTACAATGCGGTGATCCAGGCCTTCATTTCCGGCCAGACGCAACTGATGGTCGTCGGCAACGACGTCGGCGCACAGGTGCTGGCTCGCCAGGAGGCGCTGAAGCCGGAACAGAAATTCCAGCTTCTGACCTCACCGTCGCATATCGGTCTCAACAAGAGCGAGGAAGGCCTGAAAAAGGCGGTCAATGACTCCGTCGCCAAAATGCTCTCGGACGGCAAGTTGAACGCGAGCTCCGAAGCCTGGCTGAAGACGCCGCTCAACCCCGAGAACCTCAAGGACTAA